One genomic region from Rhizomicrobium palustre encodes:
- a CDS encoding tryptophan halogenase family protein, translated as MRENHIRKIVILGGGTAGWMSAAALSKINTPPQFEISLVESDDIGTIGVGEATIPTIHWFNNLVGLDEREFLRETKATFKLGIEFQGWNGAGTRFFHPFGIYGDPADGPMFYHRWIRAWLKDKGLDHQALSLAASLAYADRFAPEARSAGLGYAYHFDAGLYAAYLRRIAEGRGVKRTEGKIARVEQDGETGFVTALFTHRGDRLEGDLFIDCSGLRALLIEETLHTGFEDWSHWLVADRALAVPSTRIADPVPFTRSIAHGFGWQWRIPLQHRTGNGMVYGSRFASDDEARAALLANIDGEVLAEPRLIRFTTGKRRQAWNKNVVAIGLSSGFLEPLESTSIHLIQSGIAKLLALFPARDCNPLTARQFNTVFDADMRAVRDFLILHYRNTTGRNEEMWRYCQTMKVPDELLYKEEMFRASGRIVLNTEELFREASWFAVMMGQGIHPADYNPLIAAFSESADNAHFARLSAGIAALVQRAPGHMQVVDRMVSGR; from the coding sequence ATGCGCGAGAACCACATCCGCAAAATCGTCATCCTGGGCGGCGGCACCGCAGGCTGGATGAGCGCCGCGGCGCTTTCAAAGATCAATACGCCACCGCAATTCGAGATTTCTCTGGTCGAATCCGACGACATCGGCACCATCGGAGTCGGTGAAGCCACGATTCCCACCATTCACTGGTTCAACAATCTTGTCGGCCTTGATGAACGCGAATTCCTGCGCGAGACCAAGGCGACCTTCAAACTCGGCATCGAATTTCAGGGATGGAACGGCGCAGGTACGCGCTTTTTTCATCCCTTCGGCATCTATGGCGATCCCGCCGATGGGCCGATGTTCTATCACCGCTGGATACGCGCCTGGTTGAAGGACAAAGGCTTGGATCATCAAGCATTGTCCTTGGCGGCATCACTTGCCTATGCGGACCGTTTTGCTCCCGAGGCACGCAGCGCCGGGCTTGGCTATGCCTATCATTTCGATGCCGGGCTTTATGCCGCCTATCTGCGCCGGATCGCCGAAGGGCGCGGCGTCAAACGCACCGAAGGCAAGATCGCGCGCGTGGAGCAGGACGGCGAGACCGGCTTTGTCACCGCGCTTTTTACCCATCGCGGCGACCGGCTGGAGGGCGATCTCTTCATCGATTGCTCGGGACTGCGCGCGCTTCTTATTGAAGAGACGCTGCACACCGGCTTCGAAGATTGGTCGCATTGGCTGGTAGCTGACCGCGCACTGGCCGTGCCGAGCACGCGCATTGCCGATCCAGTGCCTTTCACCCGCTCCATCGCGCATGGCTTCGGCTGGCAGTGGCGCATTCCGCTGCAACACCGCACCGGCAACGGCATGGTCTATGGGAGCCGCTTTGCCAGCGATGACGAAGCACGCGCGGCCCTCCTTGCCAATATCGACGGTGAGGTGCTGGCCGAGCCGCGGCTGATCCGCTTCACCACGGGAAAGCGCCGCCAAGCCTGGAATAAGAATGTCGTCGCCATCGGCCTTTCGAGCGGTTTTCTTGAGCCGCTGGAAAGCACCAGCATCCATCTGATCCAAAGCGGCATCGCCAAGCTCTTGGCGCTGTTTCCCGCACGCGACTGCAATCCCCTTACGGCCCGCCAATTCAACACGGTATTCGATGCCGATATGCGCGCGGTGCGGGATTTTCTTATCCTGCATTACCGCAACACGACGGGACGAAATGAGGAGATGTGGCGTTATTGCCAAACCATGAAGGTGCCGGACGAGCTCCTCTATAAAGAAGAGATGTTCCGCGCCAGCGGCCGCATCGTGCTCAATACCGAGGAACTCTTTCGCGAGGCGAGCTGGTTTGCCGTGATGATGGGTCAAGGCATTCACCCCGCAGATTATAACCCCTTGATTGCGGCCTTTTCCGAAAGCGCCGACAACGCGCATTTCGCCCGGCTTAGCGCCGGCATTGCCGCGCTGGTGCAGCGGGCACCGGGGCACATGCAGGTCGTGGACCGGATGGTTTCGGGCCGTTGA
- a CDS encoding alpha/beta fold hydrolase, whose product MSSKQTASVVLVHGAWADGSSWQRVIGRLLAQGVAVIAVQNPTTSLADDAAATLRILDKVAGPAVLVGHSWGGTVITEAGNHPNVKALVYVAAFAPEPGQSTGDQVGAHPPPPGLSGVSEDKAGRLWMSVESWISNVAQDLPEAEARLLAAVQTPLGLATFSDKVSKAPKAETPVWYIISRRDRAVSVELQDTLAKRLKARTTALETSHMSLLSAPDAVTNVILQAVEAVTQA is encoded by the coding sequence ATGTCATCAAAGCAAACAGCCTCGGTTGTGTTGGTGCATGGCGCTTGGGCCGATGGATCTAGCTGGCAGCGCGTGATCGGCCGTCTTTTGGCCCAAGGGGTGGCGGTGATCGCCGTACAGAATCCCACCACCTCTTTGGCCGATGATGCCGCCGCCACCCTTCGTATCCTGGATAAGGTTGCAGGCCCAGCCGTGCTCGTGGGCCATAGCTGGGGCGGCACCGTCATTACCGAGGCGGGCAACCATCCCAATGTGAAGGCGCTCGTCTATGTCGCCGCTTTCGCGCCAGAGCCTGGGCAGTCCACGGGCGATCAAGTAGGCGCCCATCCCCCGCCACCCGGACTCAGCGGTGTATCAGAGGATAAGGCTGGGCGTCTCTGGATGAGTGTGGAAAGCTGGATCAGTAACGTCGCGCAGGATTTGCCCGAGGCAGAGGCCCGTCTTCTCGCTGCGGTGCAGACCCCGCTTGGCCTTGCCACGTTCAGCGATAAGGTGAGCAAAGCCCCGAAAGCCGAGACGCCGGTCTGGTACATCATCTCCCGTCGGGACCGCGCTGTCAGTGTCGAATTGCAGGACACGCTCGCTAAACGCCTCAAGGCCCGCACCACGGCGTTGGAGACCAGCCATATGTCGCTGCTCTCCGCCCCCGATGCTGTCACCAATGTGATCCTGCAAGCGGTTGAAGCCGTCACGCAGGCTTAA
- a CDS encoding alpha/beta fold hydrolase, with amino-acid sequence MPFVTTKDGVEIFFKDWGPKDAQPIMFHHGWPLSADDWDTQMLFFLQQGFRVVAHDRRGHGRSAQVSEGHDMDHYAADAFAVAEHLDLKKAVHIGHSTGGGEVARYVAKFGQPAGRVAKAVLVSAVPPLMLKTAENPEGLPIEVFDGFRKGTADNRAQLFLDVAAGPFYGFNREGAKVYEGVVRNWWRQGMMGSAKAHYDGIKAFSETDQTGDLKAIEVPTLVMHGDDDQIVPIADAALKSIKLLKNGTLKVYKGFPHGMLTTHADVINPDLLAFIKA; translated from the coding sequence ATGCCTTTCGTGACCACCAAAGACGGCGTCGAGATTTTCTTCAAGGATTGGGGTCCCAAGGATGCCCAGCCGATCATGTTCCATCATGGTTGGCCGCTTTCTGCCGATGACTGGGATACCCAGATGCTGTTCTTCTTGCAGCAGGGTTTTCGCGTGGTGGCGCATGACCGCCGTGGCCATGGCCGCTCGGCACAGGTCAGCGAAGGTCACGATATGGATCATTATGCCGCCGATGCTTTCGCGGTGGCCGAACATCTCGATCTCAAGAAGGCCGTGCATATCGGCCATTCCACCGGCGGCGGTGAAGTCGCGCGTTATGTCGCGAAATTTGGCCAGCCTGCGGGCCGCGTCGCCAAGGCGGTGCTGGTAAGCGCCGTTCCGCCGCTGATGTTGAAGACCGCAGAGAATCCCGAAGGCCTGCCGATCGAGGTCTTCGATGGTTTCCGCAAAGGCACCGCTGATAATCGCGCCCAGCTCTTCCTCGATGTCGCCGCGGGTCCCTTCTATGGCTTCAATCGCGAAGGCGCCAAGGTTTACGAGGGCGTGGTGCGCAATTGGTGGCGCCAGGGCATGATGGGCAGCGCCAAGGCGCATTACGATGGCATCAAGGCTTTTTCGGAAACCGATCAGACCGGCGATCTGAAGGCGATCGAGGTGCCGACCCTGGTGATGCATGGTGATGACGATCAGATCGTGCCGATCGCCGACGCGGCGCTGAAATCCATCAAGTTACTGAAGAACGGCACGCTCAAAGTCTACAAGGGCTTCCCGCACGGCATGCTCACCACCCATGCTGATGTGATCAACCCCGATCTTCTCGCCTTCATCAAAGCCTGA
- a CDS encoding flippase: MTGSSAESAARSPFSVILKGAAGSVVLKAINITFGVLATAFLGRVLMPAQYGYYAFASTVVTLLALPVQCGLPQLMTREIAKYQLQGQWGHIRGLLWRANQLSALLGLLMVAALLVALPAMARFIPAVDHTTFLWAIVLLPLIALNRLRGGALIGLRKVMLGMLPDNGIRAVLFLLFIVFWHWAWPFGSADAMALQVAATFIAFVAGAMLLMRHLPPAVRESTPAFESKSWVTAIIPLTLTDALLIVNLQADLVILGLFRDAADVGIYRAAVLVATQVTVGLTVANEVLSPHIARLHQAKDHAGLKALMRQALRWLVLSGVVLAGISMLASREILTFVFGAPYAGGATALTILAFGQFVSVAAGTGAVLLNMSGHEKDVLRVFALSAIANVAANFILIPFFGLVGAAIATTLCQIATNLLLLVHVRRRLGFSIWTLRQS; encoded by the coding sequence ATGACCGGGAGTTCAGCGGAAAGCGCCGCGCGGTCGCCTTTTTCCGTCATTCTGAAAGGCGCCGCCGGATCGGTGGTTCTGAAGGCTATCAACATCACCTTCGGCGTGCTCGCGACAGCCTTTCTCGGCCGTGTCCTGATGCCGGCGCAATATGGCTATTATGCTTTCGCTTCCACCGTCGTAACGCTTCTGGCGCTTCCGGTGCAATGTGGCTTGCCACAGCTCATGACGCGGGAGATCGCGAAATACCAATTGCAGGGTCAATGGGGGCATATTCGCGGTCTTCTCTGGCGCGCCAATCAGCTATCGGCGCTGCTTGGTCTTCTCATGGTGGCGGCATTGCTGGTGGCCTTGCCCGCCATGGCCCGCTTCATACCCGCGGTGGATCACACCACCTTTCTTTGGGCCATTGTGCTTTTACCGCTGATTGCGCTTAACCGTTTGCGCGGCGGCGCCTTGATCGGTCTGCGCAAGGTGATGCTGGGCATGTTGCCTGATAATGGCATTCGTGCCGTGCTGTTTCTTCTCTTCATCGTGTTCTGGCATTGGGCTTGGCCCTTTGGCTCCGCGGATGCGATGGCGCTGCAGGTTGCGGCGACCTTCATCGCTTTTGTGGCGGGGGCGATGCTGTTGATGCGTCATCTGCCGCCTGCCGTGCGTGAGAGCACACCCGCCTTCGAGTCCAAATCCTGGGTCACTGCGATCATCCCTTTGACGCTCACAGACGCGTTGTTGATCGTGAATTTGCAGGCCGATCTCGTCATTCTCGGGCTCTTCCGCGATGCGGCGGATGTCGGCATTTACCGCGCTGCCGTGCTGGTCGCCACGCAAGTCACCGTCGGGCTCACCGTCGCCAATGAGGTGCTGTCTCCCCATATCGCAAGGCTGCACCAGGCCAAGGATCACGCGGGGTTGAAGGCGCTGATGCGCCAGGCGCTCCGGTGGCTCGTTCTCAGTGGCGTGGTGCTCGCAGGTATCTCCATGCTGGCGAGCCGTGAGATACTCACCTTTGTCTTCGGCGCACCTTACGCCGGAGGGGCAACGGCTTTGACCATTCTGGCCTTTGGCCAATTCGTCTCCGTCGCAGCCGGCACCGGCGCAGTGCTGCTCAACATGTCGGGGCATGAGAAAGATGTACTGCGGGTGTTCGCGCTCTCCGCCATCGCCAATGTGGCCGCGAATTTCATCCTGATTCCGTTCTTTGGATTGGTGGGTGCCGCCATCGCCACCACGCTTTGCCAGATCGCCACCAACCTCTTGCTGCTCGTTCACGTCCGGCGGCGTCTCGGCTTTTCTATCTGGACTTTGCGCCAATCCTAG
- a CDS encoding methyltransferase domain-containing protein: protein MSIYKLIIPLQVLFRGSRMRRFAEMFSLSDSMRIIDVGGRKSNWTLVDKQPDITITNIEFNSYEDGRFHYVHTDGGKLPYADQSFDLCYSNSVIEHVGGENARKLFAEEIRRIAPRYYVQTPYKWFFTDPHTVGPFVHWLPKAWQRKLIRWCSFWGLVDRPSQAKIDALLEEINLLSEREFAALFPDATILRERFLGMTKSLIAVRL, encoded by the coding sequence ATGAGCATCTACAAACTCATCATTCCGCTGCAGGTGCTTTTTCGCGGCAGCCGCATGCGCCGCTTTGCAGAGATGTTTTCCCTCAGCGATTCCATGCGGATCATTGATGTCGGCGGGCGCAAATCCAATTGGACGCTGGTGGATAAGCAGCCGGATATCACCATCACCAATATCGAATTCAACTCTTATGAAGACGGCCGCTTTCATTATGTGCACACCGATGGCGGCAAGCTGCCTTACGCCGATCAAAGCTTTGATCTGTGTTATTCCAATTCGGTGATCGAGCATGTCGGCGGCGAGAATGCCCGCAAGCTTTTCGCCGAGGAAATTCGCCGCATCGCGCCGCGCTATTATGTGCAGACGCCCTATAAGTGGTTCTTCACCGATCCCCACACGGTCGGCCCCTTCGTGCATTGGCTGCCCAAGGCTTGGCAGCGCAAACTCATCCGCTGGTGCAGCTTTTGGGGGCTGGTGGATCGCCCCAGCCAAGCCAAGATCGACGCCCTTCTGGAGGAGATCAATCTTCTCAGCGAGCGTGAATTTGCGGCCCTGTTCCCCGATGCCACGATACTGAGGGAACGGTTTTTGGGCATGACCAAATCCCTTATCGCGGTAAGGCTTTAA
- a CDS encoding glycosyltransferase family 4 protein, with the protein MRSGVRFHEEAMQQVLITGGHEKVSGGLEMFIGRAQECLGLAVPHFTETPGYGGLKLGRYLFALIGFMRRLPSHRIVWLQLGSVFDLAYLLLAKLFGKKVAVTPHLGSSWRSMRNPILRKLASRCLGLADVIFTLHKSQSDALGFPPALAARCRVMGTFLPKELLEDPIPPRKRSGPIKLIHAARLSREKGSFAFLETCAALSRSGVEYEAVIVGNGDLHITAALAKEIARRNLSVRLLGPLPQWAFAALLRDQDVLVNLSLQDAYPLTVIEALLCSVAPVVSRLPGTEELAEETSAISLVDGQDGEVASARILALDWGMVPDATEMLRGKFTWSTLRLRYGEAFAALAQPRSSAVTTIRVPQS; encoded by the coding sequence ATGAGGTCTGGGGTGCGTTTTCACGAAGAAGCCATGCAACAGGTTTTGATCACTGGCGGGCATGAAAAGGTGAGCGGCGGGCTGGAGATGTTCATCGGCCGGGCCCAAGAGTGCCTTGGCCTTGCCGTGCCGCATTTCACCGAGACACCCGGCTATGGCGGCCTCAAGCTGGGGCGCTATCTTTTTGCTTTGATCGGCTTCATGCGGCGATTGCCGTCGCATCGCATTGTCTGGCTTCAGCTCGGCAGTGTCTTTGATCTTGCCTATCTTCTTCTTGCCAAGCTGTTCGGCAAGAAAGTCGCGGTCACACCGCATCTGGGCTCAAGCTGGCGGTCCATGCGTAACCCCATTTTGCGCAAACTTGCATCTCGGTGTCTTGGCCTCGCCGATGTGATCTTCACTTTGCATAAATCGCAGAGTGACGCATTGGGCTTTCCTCCAGCTCTGGCAGCGCGCTGCCGGGTCATGGGCACGTTTCTTCCCAAAGAGCTTCTGGAAGACCCGATACCGCCGCGCAAACGAAGCGGGCCTATCAAGCTCATCCATGCCGCCCGCCTGTCGCGGGAAAAGGGCAGCTTTGCCTTTCTCGAAACTTGCGCGGCGCTGTCGCGTAGCGGGGTGGAGTATGAAGCCGTTATCGTGGGGAATGGCGATCTTCACATCACCGCAGCGTTGGCAAAAGAGATCGCACGGCGAAATCTTTCCGTCAGGCTTCTTGGCCCGCTGCCGCAGTGGGCTTTCGCGGCTCTTCTGCGGGACCAGGATGTGCTGGTGAACCTGTCGCTTCAGGATGCCTATCCGCTCACGGTAATCGAAGCGCTTTTGTGCAGTGTCGCGCCGGTGGTCTCCCGCTTGCCCGGTACGGAAGAATTGGCGGAGGAGACCTCGGCCATTTCGCTTGTGGATGGTCAGGATGGAGAAGTCGCATCCGCCCGAATTCTCGCCCTGGATTGGGGCATGGTGCCGGATGCCACCGAAATGCTGCGTGGGAAATTTACCTGGTCCACGCTGAGGCTCCGCTATGGCGAAGCTTTCGCCGCACTCGCTCAACCGCGTTCTTCCGCCGTCACCACGATAAGGGTTCCGCAATCATGA
- a CDS encoding WecB/TagA/CpsF family glycosyltransferase, whose product MAEQFVCQAVVPFEHKPVLGIDFSTATREMLARRLLHEPVPNGGGVRLLVTANVDHISHLVRNARFRAAYARAWMATADGAPVYLYAKLRGAAVPERVAGSDLCVALLDRMEEGSCRPFFVTGSVETAERLREKLLARGFTKEAIGTACPTFGFEADDAASAALAAQICNHQATHLFFGLGAPKSEIWIDEHRHLLGDVYALAIGASLDFYTGLRQRAPLWMRRAGLEWAFRVFSEPRRLSRRYFLESWFVVLAILLDLFPFKLPPAASMPPARAKGAS is encoded by the coding sequence ATGGCCGAGCAGTTTGTTTGTCAGGCAGTTGTCCCGTTTGAACACAAGCCGGTACTGGGCATCGATTTCTCGACTGCCACGCGTGAGATGTTGGCCCGGCGCCTACTCCACGAGCCCGTGCCGAACGGTGGCGGTGTCCGCCTCCTGGTCACCGCGAATGTCGATCATATTTCCCATTTGGTGCGTAACGCGCGGTTCCGGGCGGCCTATGCCCGCGCCTGGATGGCAACCGCGGACGGCGCCCCGGTCTATCTCTATGCCAAGCTGCGTGGGGCTGCTGTGCCGGAACGTGTTGCCGGTTCGGATCTTTGTGTCGCTTTGCTTGACCGCATGGAAGAAGGAAGTTGCCGCCCTTTTTTCGTGACGGGATCGGTCGAGACCGCTGAGCGCCTGCGTGAAAAGCTTCTTGCGCGCGGTTTTACGAAAGAGGCCATCGGGACGGCCTGCCCCACCTTTGGCTTTGAGGCAGATGACGCGGCCTCCGCCGCTCTCGCGGCACAGATCTGCAATCATCAGGCGACCCATCTCTTCTTCGGCCTTGGCGCGCCGAAATCCGAAATCTGGATTGACGAACATCGCCATCTGCTCGGGGATGTTTATGCCCTTGCCATTGGCGCCAGCCTCGATTTCTACACGGGCTTGCGGCAGCGCGCGCCGCTTTGGATGCGCCGGGCGGGCCTGGAATGGGCCTTCAGAGTCTTCAGTGAGCCAAGGCGGCTCTCCCGCCGCTATTTCCTGGAATCCTGGTTCGTGGTGCTGGCGATTTTGCTCGATCTTTTTCCCTTCAAATTACCGCCAGCCGCATCCATGCCGCCCGCGCGCGCGAAGGGAGCGTCATGA
- a CDS encoding GumC family protein produces the protein MNARLVLPVPPPEAATRAFRVAEIWQVAERHFQLILLTTLAVVALATVYVLQVRPQYAATSEVMLDPRKSAVENSAAVLSSLSVDQPTILNQIEVLTSHRLAGKVVDQFHLERDPEFAAPGLAAKLFSPAIEPRETAIDKLRKNLKVAQAGFSSTIRITVTSSDRAKATQLASGIAALYVQEQLETKADAARNANIWLTQRVSELAAKVKEAEAAVQKYKAEHNISFTAGGTSVQEQQLAELNAQLTVARTDYDDKAAKAARTAALLRSGGLASAPQVLSSPVIASLRAQQAELAREIANLAAKYGPNHPKMKELAAQRADLDGKIAQETARIADGVRNEADTAGSHVGSLQKSLRQLEDANAKKNQDSVELTALQSAAASARAMYQAFLTQYSQTENQQGILRPDVFVISASDVEEAFGPQTKLLAILSAIPAGLLLGLALAFMRDRREPELPVQPAPAPSMRRAEAPAAILPEMGPRAADLVLAHPASPYAVAVANLLAGIIKKATPPLVIAVTAAAPGSGKTTLALSLARAAAQSGIATIAIDANRSAYHLGLMAGQVASAGHSGYGIEGFINPDRLSPALIMAPNGQISSYERILAQPLLTGMLDSLKTSLELMIIAAPPLNDPSTASILALSDLAIVAIDGRAPRPMPAGLPGTRILTVFTHHR, from the coding sequence ATGAACGCCCGTCTCGTCTTACCTGTCCCGCCGCCGGAGGCCGCCACACGCGCCTTCCGGGTGGCGGAGATTTGGCAGGTGGCCGAGCGCCATTTTCAGCTTATTCTCCTCACCACCCTGGCGGTGGTAGCGCTTGCCACCGTCTATGTGCTCCAGGTGCGCCCGCAATATGCGGCGACCTCGGAAGTCATGCTGGATCCGCGCAAATCGGCGGTCGAAAACTCCGCCGCCGTGCTCTCCAGTCTGTCGGTCGATCAGCCGACTATCCTTAACCAGATCGAAGTGCTCACCTCGCACCGGCTCGCGGGCAAGGTGGTGGATCAGTTCCATCTCGAACGCGATCCAGAATTCGCCGCGCCCGGCCTTGCCGCCAAGCTGTTTTCGCCCGCGATTGAGCCGCGCGAGACCGCTATCGATAAGCTCCGCAAGAATCTCAAAGTGGCACAGGCTGGATTCTCGAGCACCATCCGCATCACGGTGACCTCATCGGATCGCGCCAAGGCTACCCAACTCGCAAGCGGTATCGCCGCGCTCTATGTCCAGGAGCAGCTCGAAACCAAAGCCGACGCCGCGCGCAACGCCAATATCTGGCTGACGCAGCGCGTCAGTGAATTGGCCGCGAAAGTGAAAGAGGCCGAAGCGGCGGTCCAGAAATATAAGGCCGAGCACAACATCTCCTTCACTGCTGGTGGCACATCTGTGCAGGAACAGCAGCTTGCCGAGCTTAATGCTCAGCTCACCGTCGCGCGCACCGATTACGATGATAAAGCCGCCAAGGCCGCCAGAACCGCCGCGCTTCTGCGTTCCGGGGGTCTTGCCTCCGCGCCGCAAGTTTTGTCTTCGCCGGTGATCGCGAGTCTTCGCGCGCAGCAGGCTGAACTGGCGCGTGAAATCGCCAATCTCGCCGCCAAATACGGCCCCAACCATCCCAAGATGAAAGAGCTCGCCGCGCAGCGCGCGGATCTCGATGGCAAGATCGCACAGGAAACAGCGCGTATCGCCGATGGGGTGCGCAACGAAGCCGATACAGCGGGCAGCCATGTCGGCTCCTTGCAGAAAAGCCTGCGCCAGCTCGAGGATGCCAACGCCAAAAAGAATCAGGATTCGGTGGAGCTGACGGCGCTGCAATCCGCCGCCGCCTCGGCGCGGGCAATGTATCAGGCGTTTCTGACCCAATATAGCCAGACCGAAAACCAGCAGGGCATTTTGCGCCCGGATGTATTTGTGATTTCAGCCTCGGATGTGGAAGAGGCGTTTGGGCCGCAAACCAAGCTGCTCGCCATCCTCAGCGCTATTCCCGCCGGGCTTTTGCTCGGCCTCGCGCTTGCTTTTATGCGCGATCGCCGCGAACCGGAGCTTCCGGTTCAGCCCGCACCGGCGCCGTCCATGCGCCGCGCCGAAGCGCCTGCCGCCATCCTGCCGGAAATGGGCCCTCGCGCCGCCGATCTGGTGCTCGCCCATCCCGCTAGCCCTTACGCTGTGGCGGTTGCAAATCTTCTGGCCGGCATCATCAAGAAAGCGACCCCGCCGCTGGTCATCGCGGTTACGGCGGCCGCGCCGGGTTCGGGCAAAACCACGCTCGCGCTTTCCTTGGCACGGGCGGCGGCGCAATCTGGCATCGCCACCATAGCAATAGATGCCAACCGCAGCGCCTATCATCTTGGGCTGATGGCGGGGCAGGTGGCATCTGCAGGTCATTCGGGCTATGGCATAGAGGGTTTCATCAATCCCGACCGGCTCTCACCGGCCTTGATCATGGCGCCCAACGGACAGATTTCCTCCTATGAGCGCATTCTGGCCCAACCCTTGCTGACAGGAATGCTCGACAGTCTCAAAACGAGTCTCGAGCTGATGATCATCGCCGCCCCGCCGCTCAACGATCCTTCCACCGCCTCTATCCTGGCGTTGAGCGATCTTGCGATCGTGGCCATCGATGGACGCGCCCCGAGGCCGATGCCAGCCGGATTGCCGGGGACGCGGATTTTAACCGTGTTTACGCATCACCGCTGA
- a CDS encoding GNAT family N-acetyltransferase — translation MNFYATPAFLDAAAAVYFKDRSAAIEDVRIGEDVLRLLVVDGKTIVTRLLFLDYHQPLAPHEIRKPVRAGRYAQSVSRGVMEAEDWKPELFADQELAPYVDLTRFDSFAAYYEHLLSLHHGLVRDRERRARALIAKHGALSFTYDDTRPDVITKAAQWKGDQLREFGFPDIFENPQTLEFFAELRKRERLVCSSLRAGERLVSAWIGFVQEASWSGWVFAYDPSLRKYSVGHQLLIRMIEESFRRQHREFDFSAVAQDYKMFYATHGRLIGAIGKPTLKRATELYARKILRQHRPELFAAMLRAKSAVQAALRRRHPALVEVRG, via the coding sequence ATGAACTTCTACGCCACACCGGCGTTTCTCGATGCTGCCGCGGCGGTCTACTTCAAGGACCGCAGCGCGGCGATCGAGGACGTGCGCATCGGCGAAGACGTCTTGCGCCTCTTGGTGGTGGACGGAAAGACCATCGTCACCCGGCTGCTTTTTCTGGATTATCACCAGCCCTTAGCGCCGCATGAAATCCGAAAGCCTGTGCGGGCCGGCCGCTATGCCCAATCGGTCAGCCGTGGCGTGATGGAGGCCGAGGACTGGAAGCCCGAGCTTTTCGCGGACCAGGAGCTTGCCCCCTATGTCGACCTGACCAGGTTCGACTCCTTCGCCGCCTATTACGAACATCTTCTTTCGCTGCATCATGGATTGGTGCGAGATCGCGAGCGCCGCGCCCGGGCTTTGATCGCCAAACATGGCGCGCTCAGCTTTACCTATGACGACACCAGACCGGATGTGATCACCAAAGCCGCGCAGTGGAAAGGCGATCAACTGCGCGAATTCGGCTTTCCCGATATTTTCGAAAATCCGCAAACGCTGGAATTCTTCGCAGAGCTGCGCAAACGCGAACGGCTTGTGTGCTCAAGCTTGCGCGCGGGCGAGAGGCTTGTTTCAGCCTGGATCGGCTTTGTGCAGGAGGCGAGCTGGTCGGGCTGGGTATTCGCCTATGATCCATCTTTGCGCAAATATTCGGTCGGCCATCAGCTTCTTATCCGCATGATTGAGGAGAGCTTTCGCCGCCAGCACCGCGAATTCGATTTTTCCGCCGTGGCGCAGGATTATAAGATGTTCTACGCTACACATGGCCGTTTGATCGGCGCCATCGGCAAGCCAACGCTAAAGCGTGCCACCGAACTTTATGCGCGCAAAATCCTGCGCCAGCATCGCCCAGAACTTTTCGCGGCCATGTTGCGGGCGAAATCGGCGGTGCAAGCGGCATTGCGGCGGCGCCATCCTGCCCTGGTAGAGGTGCGCGGATGA